In a single window of the Bacteroidota bacterium genome:
- a CDS encoding NAD(P)(+) transhydrogenase (Re/Si-specific) subunit beta, with protein sequence MYSSILGIIYLIGSVTFIMGLKMMSNPKTARNGNLLGACGMTLAIVGTIVLHEGDVKPIVYGLIFLSIAIGFVIGWVTAKKVLMTKMPELVSLFNGMGGACAALISLIEYNHHIETGAPAETGFMLAIIAALIIGSVSFSGSMVAFLKLNGTMAKPIRLPSYNALNNVIMLGVLALGAYNIYTGGSIMLVYLLFAAALFYGVMFTFPIGGADMPVVISLLNSFTGMAAGFGGFLYDNKIMLTGGILVGSAGTLLTILMCKAMNRSLTNVIFGAFGEGSKAAAAGATTTGGTVKEASVTDVAVMMNYSKKVVIVPGYGLAVAQAQHVIHELELLLEERGVEVKYAIHPVAGRMPGHMNVLLAESNVDYAKLVEMEEINSEFEQTDVVLIVGANDVVNPAAKNNPASPIYGMPILEAEKAKNIIINKRSMNAGYAGIDNEIFYNPKSSMFFGDAKKALTALVAEIKTM encoded by the coding sequence ATCGGTTCAGTGACTTTCATCATGGGACTAAAAATGATGAGCAACCCAAAAACTGCGCGTAACGGTAATCTGCTCGGTGCCTGCGGAATGACACTTGCCATTGTCGGAACCATTGTTCTGCATGAAGGAGACGTAAAACCCATTGTGTACGGATTGATTTTCTTATCCATCGCCATCGGCTTTGTTATCGGATGGGTGACCGCGAAAAAAGTGCTGATGACAAAAATGCCGGAACTTGTTTCCCTCTTCAACGGAATGGGAGGCGCCTGCGCTGCATTGATCTCTCTCATCGAATACAATCATCATATTGAAACAGGAGCGCCTGCCGAAACAGGATTCATGCTCGCCATCATTGCGGCACTCATTATCGGCTCGGTCTCTTTTTCAGGAAGTATGGTTGCTTTTCTCAAACTGAATGGCACCATGGCAAAACCTATCCGTCTTCCTTCTTATAATGCTCTCAACAATGTGATCATGCTGGGAGTACTGGCGCTCGGAGCCTACAATATTTACACTGGCGGAAGCATAATGCTCGTCTATCTTCTCTTTGCTGCCGCGCTTTTTTACGGAGTCATGTTCACTTTTCCTATCGGTGGCGCTGACATGCCTGTGGTGATTTCTCTTTTGAACTCTTTTACCGGAATGGCGGCAGGATTCGGAGGATTTTTGTACGATAATAAAATCATGCTTACAGGAGGAATTCTGGTTGGCTCTGCCGGAACATTGCTGACCATATTAATGTGCAAAGCCATGAACCGTTCTCTCACCAATGTAATCTTTGGCGCGTTCGGAGAAGGAAGCAAAGCCGCAGCTGCCGGAGCGACAACAACCGGAGGAACTGTGAAAGAAGCTTCGGTAACAGATGTGGCAGTGATGATGAACTATTCAAAGAAAGTGGTGATCGTTCCCGGCTACGGATTGGCAGTTGCGCAGGCGCAGCATGTGATTCATGAATTGGAATTGCTTTTGGAAGAAAGAGGCGTTGAAGTAAAATATGCCATCCATCCCGTTGCCGGTAGAATGCCCGGACACATGAATGTGCTTCTTGCCGAATCAAATGTTGATTACGCAAAACTTGTGGAGATGGAAGAAATAAATTCCGAATTTGAACAAACCGATGTGGTGCTGATTGTGGGAGCTAACGATGTGGTGAACCCTGCCGCAAAAAATAATCCTGCCTCTCCTATTTACGGAATGCCCATTCTGGAAGCTGAGAAAGCAAAGAACATCATCATTAACAAACGTTCGATGAACGCGGGATATGCGGGTATTGACAATGAAATTTTCTACAACCCAAAGTCCTCCATGTTTTTTGGTGATGCCAAAAAAGCGCTTACAGCTTTAGTGGCGGAGATTAAGACGATGTAA